In one Leptospira yasudae genomic region, the following are encoded:
- a CDS encoding LIC13411 family adhesin: MIFSNTKKNGGSSFLLITFILYLLISATNCATYLQNRKNDFKDIFTAGVETPGYGAGVRIGPLAAGFVFQGGESEPGKRDLGKGYGLRGGYFGSYRSQQLIFGILGGDTFFPLGAEAQTSETEEASEEISPEVQEELKNLANSKTPGDKVPEFLNERYNIKSQKLRYLSFYNIPVAERRKRKKEEFYRRFIEEQTFDRNDPAIQNALQALNKKKDGYPRSFLYQIEIYLGAYVGLRIGFNPAELLDFLVGLAGLDLMEDDVAD; encoded by the coding sequence GTGATTTTCTCGAACACGAAAAAGAACGGCGGTTCATCCTTTCTTTTAATTACGTTCATCCTTTATTTATTGATCAGCGCTACGAACTGCGCGACCTATCTTCAAAACAGAAAAAACGACTTTAAGGACATCTTCACAGCGGGCGTGGAAACTCCCGGTTACGGAGCGGGCGTAAGAATCGGTCCTTTAGCCGCGGGCTTTGTGTTTCAAGGCGGAGAATCCGAACCCGGTAAAAGAGATTTAGGAAAAGGATACGGACTAAGAGGCGGATATTTCGGTTCGTATCGATCACAACAATTGATCTTCGGAATTCTAGGCGGAGATACGTTCTTTCCTTTGGGCGCGGAAGCACAAACTTCGGAAACGGAAGAAGCAAGCGAAGAAATTTCTCCCGAAGTTCAAGAAGAACTCAAAAACCTCGCGAACTCGAAAACTCCCGGAGATAAAGTACCTGAATTTTTAAACGAACGATACAATATCAAAAGTCAGAAACTTCGTTATCTTTCCTTTTACAACATCCCGGTTGCGGAACGAAGAAAAAGAAAGAAGGAAGAATTTTACAGACGATTTATCGAAGAACAGACATTCGACCGCAACGATCCCGCCATTCAAAACGCGTTACAGGCTTTGAATAAAAAGAAAGACGGTTATCCGAGAAGTTTTCTCTATCAGATCGAAATTTATCTGGGCGCGTATGTGGGTTTAAGAATCGGATTCAACCCCGCGGAGCTTCTCGACTTTTTAGTCGGACTCGCGGGATTGGATTTAATGGAAGACGACGTGGCGGATTAA
- a CDS encoding glutathione peroxidase, with protein MSQTLYDLTATLNSGKEQKLEDYKGKVLLIVNTASECAFTPQYAGLQTLYNKYKTDGLEVLGFPCDQFKHQEPGSDETIKAFCQRNYGVEFPIFKKIDVNGDNAHPVFQFLRNKATGFFGNAIKWNFTKFLVDKQGNVIKRFSPMTTPEKIEKEIQDLLKK; from the coding sequence ATGAGCCAGACATTATATGATTTAACCGCGACTCTCAACAGCGGAAAAGAGCAAAAGCTTGAAGACTACAAAGGAAAGGTTCTTCTGATCGTGAACACCGCAAGCGAATGTGCTTTTACTCCGCAATACGCGGGTTTACAAACCCTTTACAACAAATACAAAACGGACGGATTGGAAGTTCTGGGATTTCCTTGCGACCAGTTCAAACATCAGGAGCCGGGCTCGGACGAAACGATCAAAGCTTTCTGCCAAAGAAATTACGGCGTGGAATTTCCGATTTTCAAAAAGATCGACGTGAACGGAGACAACGCTCATCCGGTGTTTCAGTTTTTGAGAAACAAAGCGACAGGATTTTTCGGAAACGCGATCAAATGGAATTTCACAAAGTTCTTAGTCGATAAACAAGGAAACGTAATCAAACGCTTTTCTCCGATGACGACTCCTGAAAAGATCGAAAAAGAAATTCAGGATCTTTTAAAAAAATAA
- a CDS encoding NAD-dependent epimerase/dehydratase family protein gives MNEKGDSIQTILVTGGSGSLGLILVPKLLERYRVVCIGRNLSSYPDTIRFHRNFVFYEIDLEKDSEISIGEKPDFIVHLAGKVSGEAATLEDYKRGNELVTQKVLRFASKNRKTGILFSSSSSVYGFSEKPVTETSPLKGDTFYAISKIACESILQKGKNSFVILRIASVYGPTNKSFLNKLLKLFRYGILLCSGNPNFKKSMVHSSDVIECILSIVQKWNKASGKIYNVAHPHALSSEDIESLFKKSIPGKFFVRVRLSGLVLFLFNLANSILAKITKKKINLQYIQESSIVVSDLIQKDLGLKFKTDFEEGIASILRPAKEN, from the coding sequence ATGAACGAGAAAGGAGATTCCATCCAAACGATTCTTGTCACCGGAGGAAGCGGTTCCCTCGGTTTGATCCTCGTTCCGAAACTGCTCGAACGATACAGAGTTGTTTGTATCGGAAGAAATCTTTCCTCGTATCCGGATACGATTCGGTTTCACAGGAATTTCGTATTTTATGAAATCGATCTTGAGAAGGATTCGGAAATTTCCATCGGAGAAAAACCCGACTTCATCGTTCATCTCGCCGGAAAAGTAAGCGGAGAAGCGGCGACTCTCGAAGATTACAAACGGGGAAACGAACTCGTTACTCAGAAAGTTCTTCGGTTTGCGTCCAAAAATCGAAAAACAGGAATCTTATTTTCGAGTTCCTCTTCGGTCTACGGATTTTCCGAAAAACCGGTTACGGAAACTTCTCCCTTAAAGGGTGATACGTTTTATGCGATATCGAAAATTGCATGCGAATCGATCCTTCAAAAAGGGAAGAATTCTTTCGTGATTCTCCGCATCGCTTCCGTATACGGACCCACGAATAAAAGTTTTTTGAATAAGCTGTTGAAACTATTCCGATACGGAATTCTGCTTTGTTCCGGAAATCCGAACTTTAAAAAGTCGATGGTTCATTCCTCCGATGTGATCGAATGTATCCTTAGCATAGTACAGAAATGGAATAAAGCTTCCGGAAAAATCTACAACGTTGCACATCCGCACGCGTTATCGAGCGAGGACATAGAATCTCTGTTTAAGAAATCGATTCCGGGAAAATTTTTCGTTCGAGTCCGGCTTTCCGGATTGGTTTTATTTTTATTCAACTTGGCGAACTCGATTCTTGCCAAGATCACAAAGAAAAAAATCAATCTCCAATATATCCAGGAATCTTCGATCGTGGTAAGCGATTTGATTCAAAAGGATTTGGGACTGAAGTTTAAAACGGATTTTGAAGAGGGAATCGCAAGTATTCTGCGCCCGGCAAAAGAAAATTAA
- a CDS encoding LA_1326/LA_4305 family lipoprotein: MNRFRIFLISILFVSCFAGIRKELNYSSDSIAFYSFENDQNTPAWLDRNVSYLKNEQRQNFKKLISHALFQMGNRNDSLVNDTALRIFPKELSSEIGQRSFDKFEASPRHVYQLWILKKEDPINPGRRIRRTVFLLYPTSESIHFLFYELNQFIDFQTPYTFQDWSNYSLSESKPKSSLEIFIPDSAIGTLSYYKDDLGEEKKFHVVLKTNSNPTKDEESNEGKKETSSKDAEKRLIELKNLLDKKLISEEEYKKKREEILKSL, translated from the coding sequence ATGAACCGATTTCGAATTTTTCTTATATCGATTTTATTCGTGTCGTGCTTTGCGGGAATTCGCAAGGAACTCAACTATTCCTCCGATTCGATCGCGTTTTATTCTTTTGAAAACGATCAAAACACGCCTGCTTGGTTGGATCGCAACGTTTCTTATCTCAAAAATGAACAAAGACAAAATTTTAAAAAACTGATCTCGCATGCCTTGTTTCAAATGGGGAATCGAAACGATTCTTTGGTGAACGATACCGCTTTGCGGATTTTTCCGAAGGAACTGAGTTCTGAAATCGGGCAGCGTTCTTTCGATAAATTCGAAGCTTCTCCTCGACATGTGTATCAACTTTGGATTTTAAAAAAGGAAGATCCGATCAATCCGGGAAGAAGAATACGAAGAACCGTCTTTCTATTGTATCCGACTTCCGAATCGATTCACTTTCTATTCTATGAATTGAATCAGTTCATAGACTTTCAAACTCCGTATACGTTTCAAGATTGGTCGAACTATTCCCTTTCGGAATCAAAACCTAAATCTTCTCTGGAAATTTTCATTCCTGATTCCGCAATCGGAACATTGTCTTATTATAAGGACGACCTTGGAGAGGAGAAGAAGTTCCACGTCGTATTAAAAACGAATTCGAATCCTACGAAGGACGAGGAATCTAACGAAGGAAAGAAAGAAACTTCTTCGAAAGATGCAGAGAAACGTCTGATCGAATTGAAAAACCTTCTCGATAAGAAATTAATTTCCGAAGAAGAATACAAGAAGAAGCGGGAAGAAATTTTAAAATCTCTATAA
- the csrA gene encoding carbon storage regulator CsrA, with the protein MLVLARRTNESIMIGDDIEIVIVDIKGDQVKIGVKAPRNVSVHRAEVYKDIQEENKKAAGTKIKPEDLGKIGNILKKKDIKKKE; encoded by the coding sequence GTGCTGGTTCTTGCAAGGCGGACCAACGAGTCGATCATGATCGGCGACGACATTGAAATCGTCATCGTCGATATCAAAGGAGATCAGGTAAAGATCGGAGTCAAAGCTCCGAGAAACGTCTCCGTTCACAGGGCCGAAGTCTATAAGGACATTCAAGAAGAGAATAAAAAGGCCGCTGGAACCAAGATCAAACCGGAAGATCTCGGTAAGATCGGAAACATTCTCAAGAAAAAGGACATCAAGAAAAAAGAGTAA
- a CDS encoding monovalent cation:proton antiporter-2 (CPA2) family protein, with the protein MQDHNLLITLIVFLSAAVISVPLFKRLGLGSVVGYLIGGTIIGPWGIGLITDVESILHLSEFGVVLLLFLIGLELKPQRLWILRRPVFGLGGLQVVLTSLVFFAALSFLGLENSQAIVISISISLSSTAFALQVLGEKNELNTAHGRTSFAILLFQDLAVIPIMAILPFLGEAHTAHTSQGSVKPILIAIGTISAVILAGRFLARPLFRLVASTGNHEIFTALSLLIVVGLSLLMDQVGLSMALGSFLGGVILADSEYRHELESNLEPFKGLLLGLFFLAVGMSINLGEVLKDPLLVIAFALGLMFLKAAILYLLGRISKHSEESSLNLAATISQGGEFAFVILGVGVSLSILPRDRADLVIAVVTLSMGLTPVLGIVKDKVAELLFKKDSELEEDEIEEQNRVIIAGFGRFGQIIARMLFVHRIGFTALEHNPDQVNVARKFGYKIYYGDAAKLSLLRSAGAEHADLFILAIQDIDVSVKVAELVKKHFPNLTIIARARNREHVFKLMELGIKIIRRDTFASALELAGETLSKLGFLDSEVEQKIRKFRAHDELTLKGQFQIRDDEKEFIKFSKNSMRQLEAAFEADRQEKEGKAAS; encoded by the coding sequence ATGCAGGATCATAATTTACTCATTACTCTCATCGTATTTCTTTCCGCGGCCGTAATTTCGGTCCCGCTTTTTAAAAGACTCGGTCTGGGTTCCGTCGTCGGATATTTGATCGGTGGCACGATCATCGGCCCTTGGGGAATCGGATTGATCACCGATGTTGAAAGTATTCTTCATCTTTCCGAGTTCGGAGTAGTTCTTCTTTTATTTTTGATCGGACTTGAATTGAAACCGCAAAGACTTTGGATTTTGCGACGACCCGTTTTCGGTTTGGGGGGGCTTCAAGTAGTTCTTACGTCTCTCGTATTTTTTGCGGCCCTTTCTTTTTTAGGTCTCGAAAATTCACAGGCAATCGTTATCAGTATTAGCATTTCATTATCTTCCACCGCGTTTGCCCTCCAGGTTTTGGGAGAAAAGAACGAACTCAATACGGCCCACGGTAGAACTTCTTTCGCGATTCTTCTTTTTCAAGACTTAGCGGTGATTCCGATTATGGCGATTCTTCCTTTCTTGGGAGAAGCGCATACGGCTCACACATCTCAAGGAAGCGTGAAACCCATTTTGATCGCGATCGGTACGATATCCGCAGTGATCTTAGCCGGAAGATTTTTAGCGAGACCGCTGTTCCGGCTCGTTGCCTCGACGGGGAATCACGAAATCTTTACCGCACTTTCTTTACTGATCGTGGTTGGACTTTCGTTGTTGATGGACCAAGTCGGATTATCGATGGCGCTCGGTTCCTTTTTAGGCGGAGTCATCTTGGCCGATTCGGAATACAGACACGAGCTTGAGTCCAACTTGGAACCGTTCAAAGGTCTGCTCCTCGGTCTGTTTTTTTTAGCAGTGGGAATGTCGATCAATCTCGGTGAAGTCTTAAAAGATCCGCTTCTTGTTATCGCGTTCGCATTAGGCCTGATGTTTTTGAAGGCCGCGATCCTTTATCTGTTGGGAAGAATTTCCAAACACAGCGAAGAGTCTTCTTTGAATCTCGCTGCTACGATTTCCCAAGGCGGAGAATTTGCGTTCGTGATCTTAGGAGTCGGCGTATCACTTTCCATTCTTCCGAGAGACCGAGCCGATCTGGTAATTGCGGTTGTCACTCTTTCCATGGGTTTAACTCCGGTCCTTGGTATCGTTAAGGATAAGGTCGCCGAACTCTTATTTAAAAAAGATTCGGAACTTGAAGAGGACGAAATCGAAGAACAAAACCGCGTCATCATTGCCGGTTTCGGAAGATTCGGTCAAATCATCGCAAGGATGTTGTTCGTTCACCGAATCGGCTTTACCGCTTTGGAACACAATCCTGATCAAGTCAATGTAGCGCGCAAATTCGGTTATAAGATCTATTATGGAGACGCCGCCAAACTCAGTCTTTTGCGTTCGGCCGGAGCGGAACACGCAGATTTATTCATATTAGCGATTCAGGATATAGATGTTTCCGTAAAGGTTGCAGAGCTTGTTAAAAAACACTTTCCAAACCTGACCATCATCGCAAGAGCTCGGAACAGGGAGCACGTTTTTAAACTGATGGAACTCGGAATCAAGATCATCCGCAGAGATACGTTCGCCTCCGCGCTCGAGTTAGCGGGGGAAACTTTGAGTAAACTCGGCTTTCTGGATTCCGAAGTAGAACAAAAAATCAGAAAATTCCGAGCTCACGATGAGCTAACCCTCAAAGGACAGTTTCAAATTCGGGATGATGAAAAGGAATTTATCAAGTTCTCAAAGAACTCGATGCGTCAATTGGAAGCCGCTTTCGAAGCCGATCGGCAAGAGAAGGAAGGAAAGGCAGCGAGCTAA
- a CDS encoding MarR family winged helix-turn-helix transcriptional regulator gives MTSAKELLLENQICFPLYACSRAVTALYRPILEELGLTYPQYLVLLVLWQEDGCSVKEIGKKLYLDSGTLTPLLKRMEDSELVIRKRSEEDERSVEIYLSSKGKKLKDKAVCVPTKLLENLDVDKKSLTDLKNDLDRLLTLLSEKNEV, from the coding sequence ATGACTTCCGCGAAAGAACTCCTTTTAGAAAATCAGATTTGCTTTCCTCTCTACGCTTGTTCCAGAGCCGTGACGGCCTTGTATCGTCCGATCCTGGAAGAATTGGGCTTAACCTATCCGCAATACCTTGTTCTATTGGTTCTTTGGCAAGAGGACGGATGCAGCGTAAAGGAGATCGGAAAAAAGTTATATCTCGATTCCGGTACGCTGACCCCGCTGCTCAAACGAATGGAAGATTCGGAACTTGTGATTCGAAAACGTTCGGAAGAAGACGAACGCTCCGTAGAGATCTACCTTTCCTCCAAAGGTAAGAAGCTGAAGGACAAAGCCGTCTGCGTGCCGACGAAACTTTTGGAAAACTTGGACGTGGATAAAAAAAGTCTTACCGATTTAAAGAACGATCTCGATCGCTTGTTGACTCTTCTTTCCGAAAAAAACGAAGTTTAA
- a CDS encoding LIC13410 family lipoprotein — translation MKKIFSALLIVTCAMALSFCKSEEKKQPPRQEFQPNSDIRTFEVGMIKEGDKRIKAEAVLGTPSVELNTQDGAVLEWYLVSTDYQKNSYKTLAEKPANITEDTKFIKLTIDKKGVIKKMEYKL, via the coding sequence ATGAAAAAGATTTTTTCAGCGCTTTTGATTGTAACCTGTGCAATGGCTCTTTCGTTTTGCAAGTCCGAAGAAAAGAAACAACCTCCTCGCCAGGAGTTTCAACCGAACTCCGATATTAGAACCTTTGAAGTGGGAATGATAAAAGAAGGAGATAAGCGAATCAAAGCGGAAGCGGTTCTCGGAACTCCATCCGTGGAATTGAACACGCAGGACGGAGCGGTTTTGGAATGGTATTTGGTTTCCACCGATTATCAGAAGAATTCTTACAAGACATTGGCGGAAAAACCGGCGAACATCACCGAAGATACGAAGTTCATTAAACTTACGATCGATAAGAAAGGTGTTATTAAGAAAATGGAATATAAACTCTAA
- the fliW gene encoding flagellar assembly protein FliW encodes MGIEIQTKPFGKMQISEKQILSFPDGLLGFEDYKQFALIEEEEESVFKWLQSVEEVDLAFVVIPPSLFKKEYKPLIPEQELQGIGIAEVKESLTLVIVTIPGEDPSLMTANMQGPILINKETLLGKQFISRNESHSVREKILESAAVEMG; translated from the coding sequence ATGGGAATCGAGATTCAGACAAAGCCGTTCGGGAAAATGCAAATATCCGAAAAACAAATTCTATCTTTTCCGGACGGTTTGCTCGGATTTGAGGATTACAAACAATTCGCACTCATCGAAGAGGAAGAGGAATCCGTTTTTAAATGGCTGCAATCGGTCGAAGAGGTGGATCTCGCATTTGTGGTGATTCCTCCTTCTCTGTTTAAAAAGGAATATAAGCCGTTGATCCCCGAGCAGGAGCTGCAAGGGATCGGAATCGCCGAGGTAAAAGAAAGTCTGACATTGGTGATCGTAACGATTCCCGGTGAGGACCCTTCTTTAATGACAGCGAACATGCAGGGACCGATTCTAATCAATAAGGAAACGCTTTTAGGAAAACAGTTCATTTCAAGAAACGAATCTCATTCGGTTCGGGAAAAGATTCTCGAATCGGCCGCAGTGGAGATGGGATAA
- a CDS encoding 1-acyl-sn-glycerol-3-phosphate acyltransferase, which translates to MEETKPSELISANIAVLGGGPMGVFLSTYLSPQAKEVYLWYDDRKRAQKIEKERITSLLEDSITLPENVRVKSEFDFLKSGSWVLIIAVPSRLMEGILDELAKVLDKNSSHFIFTFTKGLLSASTRRKSNCITYSEYIQKLSAANEFKNIEYTAVNGPNLLGELKRGHHSFYCLASSGPRSVDIFESLFAGSRNHTKTYEDLVGLEVFGVMKNPIAIACGIASGIPECGSNFEGELISLGYSEILTLLETLGIPTRPVQEYGLADLIASCTSRYSRNKAYGHRFVHKLISGEDQPNLIERIELFFNPAEFIQKEVSQSESHVEGAFALASITALAEEKNVEIPLYNTLFQILTRRVSPTELIRFVSKSTSDEVRHISKTATKRSGLGMASGKKFQEALSKNVLRHINGQPGMTDRIVKQSALLIKALEKRYAEAQEANDITDLLQIPKEIQLWKEVESVFQEKGNKDLTRILDFYVSEIADDYKPFLRDTLIHLIAPTRYVLSGFKPGAGLPKIGGCVKEVKALASRYDILYTPTHRSHLDSVEVAFGLKWLGLPVPRYAADKKVMATPGLANILKSLGAYMVDRKRNRNILYLECLTQYSTMMLEAGIPTLVYPEGTRSRTGGIIPIKTGILSTSVDAYKHTGSEVIVVPIALSYENVPEDEEFCGSDKKPGFKDFFYKRTEVYMDLCEPIPVSRYIHEEDPTGSIGFEIMQGWRKYRRILPNQLIARLMVETGTDVAIKDLKNLIQETILTKKGNYLTKDSDEILNRGLKVLKQRKIISVENGNAKVLDRNLIQYYANMCTDEST; encoded by the coding sequence ATGGAAGAAACAAAACCATCCGAACTTATTTCCGCAAATATCGCCGTTTTAGGAGGAGGACCGATGGGTGTCTTTCTCTCCACATATCTTTCACCGCAGGCAAAAGAAGTTTATCTCTGGTATGACGATAGAAAACGCGCTCAAAAAATCGAGAAGGAAAGGATCACTTCTTTGCTCGAAGATTCGATCACTCTTCCCGAAAACGTCCGCGTCAAAAGCGAATTCGATTTTTTAAAAAGCGGATCCTGGGTTTTAATCATCGCGGTTCCTTCCCGATTGATGGAAGGGATTTTGGACGAGCTTGCAAAGGTTTTGGATAAGAATTCTTCTCATTTTATTTTTACGTTTACGAAAGGACTTTTGTCCGCTTCGACAAGAAGAAAATCGAATTGCATTACATATTCTGAATATATCCAAAAACTCTCCGCTGCGAACGAATTTAAAAATATCGAATATACGGCGGTAAACGGCCCCAATCTTTTGGGAGAATTAAAACGGGGACATCACAGCTTTTATTGTCTCGCTTCTTCCGGGCCGAGATCGGTGGATATTTTCGAATCCTTGTTTGCCGGATCGAGAAATCATACGAAAACCTACGAGGACTTGGTCGGCTTGGAAGTGTTCGGGGTGATGAAGAATCCGATCGCGATCGCATGCGGTATCGCATCGGGAATTCCGGAATGCGGGAGCAACTTCGAAGGAGAATTGATCAGCCTCGGTTATTCGGAGATTCTCACCCTTTTGGAAACGCTCGGAATTCCGACCAGACCCGTTCAAGAATACGGTCTCGCAGATCTGATCGCGTCCTGCACGTCGCGTTACAGCCGGAACAAGGCGTATGGACATCGCTTTGTCCACAAGCTGATTTCGGGAGAAGATCAACCGAATCTCATCGAAAGAATCGAACTCTTTTTTAATCCTGCCGAATTCATACAAAAAGAAGTAAGTCAAAGTGAAAGTCACGTAGAAGGCGCGTTTGCGTTGGCGTCGATCACTGCGTTGGCGGAAGAGAAGAATGTAGAGATTCCTTTGTACAATACGTTGTTTCAAATTCTTACTCGAAGGGTTTCACCGACGGAATTGATTCGATTCGTTTCCAAGTCCACATCGGACGAAGTGCGTCACATTTCCAAAACCGCAACGAAACGGTCCGGCTTGGGAATGGCTTCCGGAAAGAAATTTCAAGAAGCTTTGAGCAAAAACGTTCTGCGTCATATCAACGGACAACCCGGAATGACGGACCGAATCGTAAAACAATCCGCGCTTTTGATCAAGGCTTTGGAAAAACGATACGCGGAAGCGCAAGAGGCGAACGATATCACGGATCTTTTGCAGATTCCGAAAGAAATTCAACTTTGGAAAGAAGTGGAATCGGTCTTTCAGGAAAAGGGAAACAAGGATCTTACGAGAATATTAGATTTTTATGTTTCCGAGATCGCCGATGATTACAAACCGTTTCTACGAGATACTCTCATTCATTTGATCGCGCCGACTCGATACGTATTGAGCGGTTTTAAACCGGGAGCGGGATTGCCTAAAATCGGCGGTTGTGTTAAGGAAGTCAAAGCGCTCGCTTCAAGATACGATATTCTTTATACGCCAACGCATCGATCGCATTTGGATTCCGTGGAAGTCGCTTTCGGATTAAAATGGCTCGGACTTCCCGTACCTCGATACGCGGCGGATAAGAAAGTGATGGCGACACCGGGACTCGCGAACATTTTGAAATCGCTCGGCGCGTATATGGTCGATCGAAAACGAAATCGGAATATTCTCTATTTGGAATGTTTAACCCAATATTCCACGATGATGCTGGAGGCCGGAATTCCGACCTTGGTCTATCCGGAAGGAACTCGTTCAAGAACGGGCGGAATTATTCCGATCAAAACCGGAATCTTATCCACTTCCGTGGATGCGTACAAACATACAGGATCCGAAGTGATCGTCGTTCCGATCGCGTTGTCCTATGAAAACGTTCCCGAAGACGAGGAATTCTGCGGAAGCGATAAAAAGCCCGGATTTAAGGATTTCTTTTATAAGAGAACGGAAGTCTACATGGATCTTTGCGAGCCGATTCCCGTTTCCCGTTATATTCACGAAGAGGACCCGACGGGTTCCATCGGTTTCGAAATCATGCAAGGGTGGAGAAAATACAGAAGAATTCTCCCGAACCAATTGATCGCGCGTTTGATGGTCGAAACGGGAACCGATGTCGCAATCAAAGATTTAAAGAATCTGATTCAAGAAACGATTCTTACGAAAAAAGGAAATTATCTTACGAAAGATTCGGATGAGATTTTAAATCGAGGTTTGAAGGTCTTAAAACAAAGAAAGATCATTTCGGTCGAAAACGGAAACGCGAAAGTACTGGATCGGAATTTGATCCAGTACTACGCGAATATGTGTACGGACGAATCGACTTAA
- a CDS encoding type 1 glutamine amidotransferase domain-containing protein yields the protein MAAKHKILIPLPTVDFDPSESAIPWKTLKENGFEVFFATPNGKPGVADFRMLTGKGLGIWRPLLIAHKKARAAYEEMIADSNFQNPLSYRDLKPENFSGLILPGGHAPGMKEYLESKELQDFVGAFFATGKPVGAICHGVVLAARSKLPGSDRSILFGKKTTALLKSQEMAAWNLTRLWLGNYYRTYPQSVEDEVKAALQDPKDFHFGPKPIFRDNHKKLKRGHATIDGNYVSSRWPGNAHSFVISFMKLF from the coding sequence ATGGCCGCAAAGCACAAGATCCTCATCCCTCTCCCAACCGTTGATTTTGATCCTTCCGAAAGCGCGATTCCTTGGAAGACTCTGAAGGAGAACGGCTTTGAAGTTTTCTTTGCGACGCCGAACGGTAAACCCGGAGTTGCCGATTTTAGAATGCTCACAGGGAAAGGACTCGGAATTTGGAGGCCGCTTTTGATCGCGCATAAAAAAGCGAGAGCTGCTTACGAAGAGATGATCGCGGATTCTAACTTTCAAAATCCTCTTTCGTATCGGGATTTAAAACCGGAGAATTTTTCCGGATTGATTCTTCCCGGTGGACACGCCCCGGGAATGAAAGAATATCTGGAATCGAAAGAACTTCAAGATTTTGTCGGAGCATTCTTTGCCACCGGAAAACCGGTGGGAGCGATTTGTCACGGAGTGGTTTTGGCCGCGCGGAGTAAATTACCCGGAAGCGATCGGTCCATTCTTTTCGGAAAGAAGACGACCGCGCTTTTAAAATCGCAAGAAATGGCAGCGTGGAATCTTACCCGATTGTGGCTCGGAAATTATTATCGGACTTATCCTCAATCCGTCGAGGATGAAGTAAAAGCCGCGCTTCAAGATCCGAAGGATTTTCATTTCGGACCGAAACCCATTTTCCGAGACAATCATAAGAAGTTGAAACGAGGTCACGCTACAATCGACGGAAATTACGTTTCTTCAAGATGGCCCGGAAACGCGCATTCGTTCGTAATTTCTTTTATGAAGTTGTTTTGA